TTTAAGAATATGTTCAAACGTCAGTCCCGTATCTAAAATATCCTCAATGATGACAATTTTTTTATCCTGCACGTCTTCTGACAAATCTCGTATAATTTTAACATGACCGGAATTTTTATTATCGATATAACTTTGTGTTTCGATGAAATCCATTTTAACTGGACCATTTAATTGACGGAAAAGGTCAGAAAAAAATAAAACCGATCCTTTGAGATTGGCAATAATAATAGTTTCTTCGCCATCAATATAAGTATTAATCTCTTCTGCAATCATTTGGATTCGTTTTGCGAGATCTTCTTCCGAAAATAACACTTTAAACCCGTCTAAATAAGTCATAAAAAACCCTTAATTTTTCTTGTTATTTTCAATCCTTTAGTTTTGGAGCAATGTTCCTGATGAATTTTAATAAAGTCAGGTGCTATAATACCGATCGCTATTCCATTTTTATCAATAATGCGACTTAAAGGACGGATCGGAGCAGGAATTTTTGCATCTTTCAATAACGAACTAACTTGGCGGAATCCTTGATTCAGTAAAATTTTTTCATTTTTTTCGGGTATTCTTAAGCTAAGCACATCAAATGGCTCAAGTTTGATACCTTCTTCTGCCCACGATGCCTGCCAAAATGAGCTATT
Above is a genomic segment from Brevinema andersonii containing:
- the hpt gene encoding hypoxanthine phosphoribosyltransferase, with amino-acid sequence MTYLDGFKVLFSEEDLAKRIQMIAEEINTYIDGEETIIIANLKGSVLFFSDLFRQLNGPVKMDFIETQSYIDNKNSGHVKIIRDLSEDVQDKKIVIIEDILDTGLTFEHILKHIRYFHNPKEVKICVLLDKPENRQVSIKPDWVGFTIDNKFVIGYGLDDNQFLRNLPYIGYKD